One Nicotiana sylvestris chromosome 12, ASM39365v2, whole genome shotgun sequence genomic window carries:
- the LOC138883854 gene encoding uncharacterized protein, protein MDPLKDIFQKPMPTWKLAKWQILLSEFDIIYVTQKEIKGQALTDHLAENLVGREYKPLKTYFPDEEVSFVGEDITEAYDGWRMFFDRAANFKRVGIGAVLVSETGQHYLVFAKLKFPYTNNMAEYEACILGLNIAIDMNIQELLVIGDLDLLVHQEQGKWATKNSKILPYLHHVQELRKRFTKIDFRHVPIIQNEFADALATLSSMIQ, encoded by the coding sequence atggaccctctaaaggacatctttcagaagcccatgccgacATGGAAGCtagccaaatggcagatactattaagtgagttcgacatcatctatgtaactcaaaaggagatcaaaggacaagcattgacagaccatcttgctgaaaatcttgTTGGAagagaatacaaacccttgaaaacgtattttcctgatgaagaggtgtcattcgtaggagaggacattaccgaagcgtacgacggttggaggatgttctttgatagaGCTGCGAATTTCAaaagagtgggcattggagcggttttggtatcagaaacaggtcaacattacCTGGTATTTGCTAAACTCAAATTTCCCTACACCAataacatggcagagtatgaagcctgtatactagggctcaacatagcgatcgacatgaatattcaggagctgctggtaatAGGTGAtttagatttgcttgtgcaccaggagCAAGGAAAGTGGGCCACTaaaaattccaagatattgccatatttgcaccatgtacaggaattgagaaagaggttcacaaagatagattTTCGGCATGTGCCCataattcagaatgagttcgcagatgcattggccaccttgtcatctatgatacagtag